A region of the Candidatus Dadabacteria bacterium genome:
GAACTTTGCGGTCTTCTCAATCTTGACTACGCAGAAATCGTGAGAGAGCGGGAAAAAGACCAGCCAGAAAACCTTACTGTCTTTGTTGAAAAACTCCTAGGTATTGAGGCGGTCAAATCGGAGATTGTAAAGAGTGGCAACTTTAATACATGATTCCCAGTTTCGTAATCCAGTAACAATCTCTTATTCCCCCTCATCAATTCACATACTCAAACTGCGGATAAACAAAACTCCCCTTCATCCACACCGCCCATGTGGGGTCGGCTATCGGTTTCAGTCTGTGCAACGGATGCCCTTCGGGCGCGGTTATCTCTATCTTCGGGTCGCTTATAGCCCTTGTTGAGCCGAGATAGGGAATAGGGTGTTTCACCACCCTGCCGTTTTTCAGCCCGAAATAGTTCAAATGCCCGCTTTCAGGGTTTTTAAGCCTTCTGCTTTTCAACTTCGCCTCGGCCTTTATCAGCCGCTTGCCGCCTATTCTGAGGGACGCTTTCACCTTTCCGCCCCTTACATAAGCCGCCGTCCTGCCCGCCTCGGCGGGAATGCCCGCGCTCTCGGCAAACTTCCTCATCTTCGGTGAACTGTTGAAATAGTGGACGAAATACCTGCCCGGATAGCCGTTTTCCCTGTCCATTACATAGGAGTCATGCCCGTCTATCTCAATGGCAAGATATGTGAGATTGTAAGCCCCGAAGCCCGAAGTCTGCGTTTCCTCCGGCACGGTATACATGTTGATAAACACATGCCCGTTCGGATGCGGCTTGAGACCTCCGGGAAGAAGTTCCTCAAGGGCAACCGGGTCAGCCTTGTAGGCCGCCATGAACATCCACGCATCCTGAACAAGTTGCGGCGCCGGAAGAGGGTCGGGCGTTTTCCCCGCGCCCGCAATTGAAAGCGGAACGGCTACCGCCACCAGAACCGCTACAACAACTCTTTTCAAAAATCTCATGACACCGTCACCTCCCAGTGAAACAATACGGCGGAAAGCGTAATACACGGCGCGCGTCCTTGCAACCCCGTTTGAATTGCCCCGGTCGCTGGGCTATTCTTTTTCAGTGGCGAAAAAGCGCATAACAAAGGTTTACACAAAGACGGGAGACGGCGGGGAGACCTCGCTTGTCGGCGGCATGCGGGCTTCCAAAGACTCCGCCAGAGTAGCCGCCTACGGCGATGTGGACGAGTTGAACTCATCCATAGGCGCGGCGC
Encoded here:
- a CDS encoding acetoacetate decarboxylase family protein, yielding MRFLKRVVVAVLVAVAVPLSIAGAGKTPDPLPAPQLVQDAWMFMAAYKADPVALEELLPGGLKPHPNGHVFINMYTVPEETQTSGFGAYNLTYLAIEIDGHDSYVMDRENGYPGRYFVHYFNSSPKMRKFAESAGIPAEAGRTAAYVRGGKVKASLRIGGKRLIKAEAKLKSRRLKNPESGHLNYFGLKNGRVVKHPIPYLGSTRAISDPKIEITAPEGHPLHRLKPIADPTWAVWMKGSFVYPQFEYVN